One window of the Pelmatolapia mariae isolate MD_Pm_ZW linkage group LG15, Pm_UMD_F_2, whole genome shotgun sequence genome contains the following:
- the sgk1 gene encoding serine/threonine-protein kinase Sgk1 isoform X3 gives MTKQVQSEDQCLHPDGAFMKQRRMGLNDFIQRLATNSYACKHSEVQSILNLSPPQDPELMNTNPSPPPSPSQQINLGPSSNPSAKPSDFHFLKVIGKGSFGKVLLARHRTDDNFYAVKVLQKKAILKKKEEKHIMSERNVLLKNVKHPFLVGLHYSFQTADKLYFVLDYINGGELFYHLQRERCFLEPRARFYAAEIASALGYLHSLNIVYRDLKPENILLDSQGHIILTDFGLCKENIEPNGTTSTFCGTPEYLAPEVLHKQPYDRTVDWWCLGAVLYEMLYGLPPFYSRNTAEMYDNILNKPLQLKPNISNSARHLLEGLLQKDRTKRLGCSDDFIEIKNHIFFTPINWDDLNAKKITPPFNPNVTGPNDLRHFDPEFTDEPVPSSIGCSPDSALVTASIKEAAEAFVGFSYAPSMDSYL, from the exons ATGACCAAACAAGTGCAGAGTGAAGATCAGTGCTTACACCCTGACGGAG cttttatGAAACAAAGGAGGATGGGTCTGAACGACTTCATTCAGAGGCTTGCCACAAACTCCTATGCCTGCAAGCA ttcCGAGGTTCAGTCCATCCTGAACTTGAGTCCTCCTCAGGATCCTGAGCTCATGAACACAAACCCCTCTCCTCCT CCCAGTCCATCCCAACAGATCAACCTCGGCCCATCATCCAATCCTTCGGCCAAGCCCAGCGACTTCCACTTCCTCAAGGTTATCGGCAAGGGCAGCTTCGGAAAGGTTTTGCTTGCACGCCATCGCACGGATGACAACTTCTACGCTGTCAAAGTCTTACAGAAGAAGGCCATTCTCAAGAAGAAGGAG GAAAAACACATTATGTCAGAGAGGAATGTGCTGTTGAAGAATGTCAAGCACCCGTTCTTGGTGGGCCTGCACTATTCTTTCCAAACAGCGGACAAGCTGTACTTCGTCTTGGACTACATCAATGGCGGAGAA TTGTTCTACCACCTGCAGAGAGAGCGCTGCTTCCTCGAGCCTAGAGCCAGGTTCTATGCAGCAGAGATCGCCAGCGCACTGGGATACCTGCACTCACTAAACATTGTCTACAGAGACCTGAAACCAGAAAACATCCTGCTTGACTCCCAGGGACACATCATTCTCACAGATTTTGGACTCTGCAAGGAGAACATTGAACCCAACGGGACAACATCAACTTTCTGCGGTACTCCAGAG tATTTGGCTCCTGAGGTGTTGCACAAGCAGCCGTATGACAGGACAGTAGACTGGTGGTGTTTAGGAGCTGTTCTCTATGAGATGCTGTATGGCCTG CCTCCATTCTACAGTCGCAACACAGCGGAGATGTACGACAACATCCTGAACAAGCCGCTGCAGCTAAAACCCAACATTTCCAACTCGGCTAGACACCTGCTGGAGGGCCTGCTGCAAAAAGACCGGACAAAGAGACTGGGCTGCTCAGACGACTTC ATTGAAATTAAGAACCACATATTCTTTACCCCCATCAACTGGGATGACCTCAATGCAAAGAAGATCACCCCTCCCTTCAACCCCAATGTG ACGGGGCCCAATGACCTGCGGCACTTTGATCCGGAGTTCACAGACGAGCCGGTACCCAGCTCCATCGGTTGCTCCCCAGACAGTGCACTCGTCACAGCGAGCATCAAAGAGGCGGCCGAGGCCTTTGTGGGCTTCTCTTATGCCCCATCTATGGACTCCTACCTATAG
- the sgk1 gene encoding serine/threonine-protein kinase Sgk1 isoform X4 yields the protein MKDKTTSLTSFMKQRRMGLNDFIQRLATNSYACKHSEVQSILNLSPPQDPELMNTNPSPPPSPSQQINLGPSSNPSAKPSDFHFLKVIGKGSFGKVLLARHRTDDNFYAVKVLQKKAILKKKEEKHIMSERNVLLKNVKHPFLVGLHYSFQTADKLYFVLDYINGGELFYHLQRERCFLEPRARFYAAEIASALGYLHSLNIVYRDLKPENILLDSQGHIILTDFGLCKENIEPNGTTSTFCGTPEYLAPEVLHKQPYDRTVDWWCLGAVLYEMLYGLPPFYSRNTAEMYDNILNKPLQLKPNISNSARHLLEGLLQKDRTKRLGCSDDFIEIKNHIFFTPINWDDLNAKKITPPFNPNVTGPNDLRHFDPEFTDEPVPSSIGCSPDSALVTASIKEAAEAFVGFSYAPSMDSYL from the exons ATGAAAGACAAAACGACATCTCTGACGT cttttatGAAACAAAGGAGGATGGGTCTGAACGACTTCATTCAGAGGCTTGCCACAAACTCCTATGCCTGCAAGCA ttcCGAGGTTCAGTCCATCCTGAACTTGAGTCCTCCTCAGGATCCTGAGCTCATGAACACAAACCCCTCTCCTCCT CCCAGTCCATCCCAACAGATCAACCTCGGCCCATCATCCAATCCTTCGGCCAAGCCCAGCGACTTCCACTTCCTCAAGGTTATCGGCAAGGGCAGCTTCGGAAAGGTTTTGCTTGCACGCCATCGCACGGATGACAACTTCTACGCTGTCAAAGTCTTACAGAAGAAGGCCATTCTCAAGAAGAAGGAG GAAAAACACATTATGTCAGAGAGGAATGTGCTGTTGAAGAATGTCAAGCACCCGTTCTTGGTGGGCCTGCACTATTCTTTCCAAACAGCGGACAAGCTGTACTTCGTCTTGGACTACATCAATGGCGGAGAA TTGTTCTACCACCTGCAGAGAGAGCGCTGCTTCCTCGAGCCTAGAGCCAGGTTCTATGCAGCAGAGATCGCCAGCGCACTGGGATACCTGCACTCACTAAACATTGTCTACAGAGACCTGAAACCAGAAAACATCCTGCTTGACTCCCAGGGACACATCATTCTCACAGATTTTGGACTCTGCAAGGAGAACATTGAACCCAACGGGACAACATCAACTTTCTGCGGTACTCCAGAG tATTTGGCTCCTGAGGTGTTGCACAAGCAGCCGTATGACAGGACAGTAGACTGGTGGTGTTTAGGAGCTGTTCTCTATGAGATGCTGTATGGCCTG CCTCCATTCTACAGTCGCAACACAGCGGAGATGTACGACAACATCCTGAACAAGCCGCTGCAGCTAAAACCCAACATTTCCAACTCGGCTAGACACCTGCTGGAGGGCCTGCTGCAAAAAGACCGGACAAAGAGACTGGGCTGCTCAGACGACTTC ATTGAAATTAAGAACCACATATTCTTTACCCCCATCAACTGGGATGACCTCAATGCAAAGAAGATCACCCCTCCCTTCAACCCCAATGTG ACGGGGCCCAATGACCTGCGGCACTTTGATCCGGAGTTCACAGACGAGCCGGTACCCAGCTCCATCGGTTGCTCCCCAGACAGTGCACTCGTCACAGCGAGCATCAAAGAGGCGGCCGAGGCCTTTGTGGGCTTCTCTTATGCCCCATCTATGGACTCCTACCTATAG
- the sgk1 gene encoding serine/threonine-protein kinase Sgk1 isoform X2: MTVITETQEPVLTYSKSRGLVALVTAFMKQRRMGLNDFIQRLATNSYACKHSEVQSILNLSPPQDPELMNTNPSPPPSPSQQINLGPSSNPSAKPSDFHFLKVIGKGSFGKVLLARHRTDDNFYAVKVLQKKAILKKKEEKHIMSERNVLLKNVKHPFLVGLHYSFQTADKLYFVLDYINGGELFYHLQRERCFLEPRARFYAAEIASALGYLHSLNIVYRDLKPENILLDSQGHIILTDFGLCKENIEPNGTTSTFCGTPEYLAPEVLHKQPYDRTVDWWCLGAVLYEMLYGLPPFYSRNTAEMYDNILNKPLQLKPNISNSARHLLEGLLQKDRTKRLGCSDDFIEIKNHIFFTPINWDDLNAKKITPPFNPNVTGPNDLRHFDPEFTDEPVPSSIGCSPDSALVTASIKEAAEAFVGFSYAPSMDSYL; the protein is encoded by the exons ATGACGGTCATAACAGAAACGCAAGAGCCTGTGCTGACTTACTCGAAGTCTAGAGGGCTAGTGGCATTAGTCACGG cttttatGAAACAAAGGAGGATGGGTCTGAACGACTTCATTCAGAGGCTTGCCACAAACTCCTATGCCTGCAAGCA ttcCGAGGTTCAGTCCATCCTGAACTTGAGTCCTCCTCAGGATCCTGAGCTCATGAACACAAACCCCTCTCCTCCT CCCAGTCCATCCCAACAGATCAACCTCGGCCCATCATCCAATCCTTCGGCCAAGCCCAGCGACTTCCACTTCCTCAAGGTTATCGGCAAGGGCAGCTTCGGAAAGGTTTTGCTTGCACGCCATCGCACGGATGACAACTTCTACGCTGTCAAAGTCTTACAGAAGAAGGCCATTCTCAAGAAGAAGGAG GAAAAACACATTATGTCAGAGAGGAATGTGCTGTTGAAGAATGTCAAGCACCCGTTCTTGGTGGGCCTGCACTATTCTTTCCAAACAGCGGACAAGCTGTACTTCGTCTTGGACTACATCAATGGCGGAGAA TTGTTCTACCACCTGCAGAGAGAGCGCTGCTTCCTCGAGCCTAGAGCCAGGTTCTATGCAGCAGAGATCGCCAGCGCACTGGGATACCTGCACTCACTAAACATTGTCTACAGAGACCTGAAACCAGAAAACATCCTGCTTGACTCCCAGGGACACATCATTCTCACAGATTTTGGACTCTGCAAGGAGAACATTGAACCCAACGGGACAACATCAACTTTCTGCGGTACTCCAGAG tATTTGGCTCCTGAGGTGTTGCACAAGCAGCCGTATGACAGGACAGTAGACTGGTGGTGTTTAGGAGCTGTTCTCTATGAGATGCTGTATGGCCTG CCTCCATTCTACAGTCGCAACACAGCGGAGATGTACGACAACATCCTGAACAAGCCGCTGCAGCTAAAACCCAACATTTCCAACTCGGCTAGACACCTGCTGGAGGGCCTGCTGCAAAAAGACCGGACAAAGAGACTGGGCTGCTCAGACGACTTC ATTGAAATTAAGAACCACATATTCTTTACCCCCATCAACTGGGATGACCTCAATGCAAAGAAGATCACCCCTCCCTTCAACCCCAATGTG ACGGGGCCCAATGACCTGCGGCACTTTGATCCGGAGTTCACAGACGAGCCGGTACCCAGCTCCATCGGTTGCTCCCCAGACAGTGCACTCGTCACAGCGAGCATCAAAGAGGCGGCCGAGGCCTTTGTGGGCTTCTCTTATGCCCCATCTATGGACTCCTACCTATAG